The Aequorivita sublithincola DSM 14238 genome window below encodes:
- a CDS encoding sodium-translocating pyrophosphatase, with product MESMMIYAPIVMAILGLIFMAVKRSWVMKQNPGDGKMKEISDHIYEGALAFLNAEYRLLAVFVVIVSVALAIVSYVVPTTHILIVVAFIFGAVFSALAGNMGMKIATKTNVRTTQAAKTSLPDALKVSFGGGTVMGLGVAGLAVLGLTAFFIFFFHFFMNGVWAPQVINGVEFSGTELMTIVLETLAGFSLGAESIALFARVGGGIYTKAADVGADLVGKVEAGIPEDDPRNPATIADNVGDNVGDVAGMGADLFGSYVATVLAAMVLGNYVIKDMGGAITDAFGGIGPILLPMAIAGVGIIISIIGTMLVKIKNNDAKESQVMGALNIGNWVSIVLVAVSCFALVKWMLPETMNMSFFGEGLQEISSMRVFYATLVGLVVGAGISSVTEYYTGLGKKPILKIVQQSSTGAGTNIIAGLATGMISTFPSVLLFAGAIWASYAFAGFYGVALAASAMMATTAMQLAIDAFGPISDNAGGIAEMSEQEPIVRERTDILDSVGNTTAATGKGFAIASAALTSLALFAAYVTFTGIDGINIFKAPVLAMLFVGGMIPVVFSALAMNAVGKAAMQMVNEVRRQFREIPGIMEGTGKPEYDKCVAISTKASLREMLLPGIMTIGFPLVIAFVPMIFGMDNMAIAEMLGGYMAGVTVSGVLWAIFQNNAGGAWDNAKKSFEAGVVINGEMTYKGSEAHKAAVTGDTVGDPFKDTSGPSMNILIKLTCLIGLVIAPILGGHTGEVVANETSSEEVYFIDANGNKTILTDKQIQYIETGSTITEGDNLRNKTKTMVEMLKNDNNDQVTANVTITTTVDGVETTETKTFTGTEEEVRSQLKDVEGMKIKIKDKE from the coding sequence ATGGAATCAATGATGATTTACGCGCCGATAGTAATGGCGATATTAGGCTTAATCTTTATGGCCGTTAAACGTTCTTGGGTAATGAAACAAAATCCCGGCGATGGTAAAATGAAAGAAATAAGCGACCACATTTACGAAGGTGCTTTAGCTTTCCTTAACGCTGAGTACAGATTACTTGCCGTTTTTGTTGTTATTGTGAGTGTTGCTTTGGCAATAGTTTCATACGTTGTTCCTACAACACATATATTAATAGTAGTTGCTTTTATTTTCGGTGCTGTGTTTTCTGCGCTTGCAGGTAATATGGGGATGAAAATAGCAACTAAAACAAACGTTCGTACTACACAAGCTGCAAAAACAAGTCTGCCAGATGCTTTAAAAGTATCTTTTGGTGGTGGTACCGTAATGGGTCTTGGTGTTGCAGGTCTTGCAGTATTAGGTTTAACAGCATTCTTTATTTTCTTCTTTCACTTTTTTATGAATGGTGTTTGGGCTCCTCAAGTTATAAATGGAGTTGAGTTTTCTGGTACAGAATTAATGACAATCGTCCTTGAAACATTGGCTGGATTCTCTCTTGGAGCCGAATCAATCGCCTTGTTCGCAAGAGTAGGTGGTGGTATCTACACAAAAGCTGCCGATGTTGGAGCAGATTTAGTTGGTAAAGTGGAAGCTGGTATTCCAGAAGATGATCCTCGTAACCCTGCTACAATCGCAGATAACGTAGGTGATAACGTAGGTGATGTTGCAGGTATGGGTGCCGATTTATTTGGTAGTTATGTAGCAACAGTGCTTGCAGCAATGGTTTTAGGAAACTACGTAATTAAAGATATGGGTGGTGCAATTACCGATGCATTTGGCGGTATTGGTCCAATTTTATTACCAATGGCAATTGCAGGTGTGGGTATCATTATCTCGATAATAGGTACAATGCTTGTAAAAATAAAAAATAACGATGCAAAGGAATCTCAAGTAATGGGCGCTTTGAACATTGGTAACTGGGTTTCAATAGTTTTAGTAGCTGTTTCTTGTTTTGCTCTTGTAAAATGGATGCTTCCTGAAACTATGAATATGAGTTTCTTTGGCGAAGGTCTTCAAGAGATTTCTTCAATGAGAGTGTTTTATGCTACTTTGGTTGGTTTGGTTGTAGGTGCTGGTATTTCGTCAGTTACTGAATACTACACTGGTTTAGGTAAAAAACCGATTCTTAAAATCGTACAACAATCTTCAACTGGAGCAGGAACTAACATTATTGCAGGTTTAGCAACAGGGATGATTTCTACCTTCCCTTCAGTATTACTTTTCGCAGGTGCTATTTGGGCATCGTATGCTTTTGCAGGTTTTTATGGAGTTGCACTTGCAGCTTCTGCAATGATGGCTACAACAGCTATGCAACTGGCTATTGATGCTTTCGGACCAATTAGTGATAACGCTGGTGGTATTGCCGAAATGAGCGAGCAAGAACCAATTGTTCGTGAACGTACTGATATTTTAGATTCTGTAGGTAATACAACTGCAGCAACTGGAAAAGGTTTTGCTATTGCTTCTGCTGCCTTAACTTCATTAGCACTTTTTGCTGCTTATGTAACTTTTACAGGAATTGATGGTATTAACATCTTTAAAGCACCAGTTTTGGCAATGCTTTTTGTAGGTGGAATGATTCCAGTTGTATTCTCTGCCTTGGCGATGAATGCAGTGGGTAAAGCTGCGATGCAAATGGTAAATGAAGTGAGACGTCAGTTCCGTGAAATTCCAGGAATTATGGAAGGTACTGGCAAACCAGAATATGATAAGTGTGTTGCTATTTCCACAAAAGCTTCATTAAGAGAAATGTTGTTACCAGGGATTATGACTATTGGTTTTCCATTAGTTATTGCTTTCGTACCAATGATTTTCGGAATGGACAATATGGCAATCGCTGAAATGTTGGGTGGTTATATGGCTGGAGTTACCGTGAGTGGTGTGCTTTGGGCTATTTTCCAAAACAACGCTGGTGGTGCTTGGGATAACGCTAAAAAATCTTTTGAAGCAGGAGTGGTAATTAATGGCGAAATGACTTACAAAGGAAGCGAAGCTCACAAAGCAGCCGTAACCGGTGATACTGTTGGTGATCCATTTAAAGATACTTCGGGCCCTTCAATGAACATTTTGATTAAACTTACTTGTTTGATCGGTCTTGTAATTGCTCCAATTCTTGGTGGACACACTGGTGAAGTAGTAGCAAATGAAACCTCTTCGGAAGAAGTTTATTTTATTGATGCTAATGGTAACAAAACCATTCTTACCGATAAACAAATTCAATATATTGAAACTGGAAGTACTATTACTGAAGGTGATAATCTTAGAAATAAGACTAAAACAATGGTTGAAATGTTGAAAAACGACAACAACGATCAAGTAACTGCAAATGTTACTATCACAACTACTGTAGATGGTGTTGAAACAACCGAAACCAAAACTTTCACTGGAACAGAAGAAGAAGTTCGTTCACAACTGAAAGATGTTGAAGGAATGAAGATTAAAATTAAGGATAAGGAATAA
- a CDS encoding tetratricopeptide repeat protein: MKSLLSTIFLLCIAFTVNSQNEKALAAFDSIYYDTAVNVSATNPTKALHTADSLYLYSDMEIQRLRSLMLIADLLEKQGKRQLSVENALKALTIAENIKDYQWQAKIYGFLSTQYRNIGFLDQGKKYLKKGIAISSKIENKQLASQFRGMTYQEMAYYAFEENKFKEAIENVQLASLSFEGVQNEQFKNFLIGNNEEMFGRSYTGLEEYEIAKEHYYKSLEYLEKSGAINTQWGAMSFQGLGNIFLKQNKLDSAKIHLQSALSIAEKTDHTALKENVYRNMASYYKERKEIDSFSFYDNKYNTILQENISRTKKSINSEFNRISNKKKATSNPNLYAILAVIVLGVLALLFYFRRKIWKLESVDTKESDEKKSTKIVLPQKTEDELLEKLNEFEASKDYLDNKISFSVLVGQLNTNAKYLSHILKTSKNRDYNTYINELRIQYIVEKLKTDSDYLNYKISYLAEESGFSSHSKFSSNFKRFVNLSPSEYIESLRD; this comes from the coding sequence ATGAAAAGTTTATTATCTACTATTTTTCTATTATGTATAGCTTTCACCGTCAACAGTCAGAATGAAAAAGCCCTCGCAGCTTTTGACAGTATTTACTATGATACTGCGGTAAATGTTTCGGCCACAAATCCTACCAAGGCGCTACACACAGCAGATTCACTCTATTTATATTCAGATATGGAGATTCAAAGACTCCGTTCCCTAATGCTTATAGCCGATCTTTTGGAAAAACAGGGCAAGCGGCAACTGTCCGTCGAGAATGCCCTTAAGGCACTAACAATAGCTGAAAATATTAAGGACTATCAATGGCAGGCCAAGATTTACGGGTTTCTCTCTACGCAATATAGAAATATAGGTTTTTTGGACCAGGGTAAAAAATACCTAAAAAAAGGAATAGCTATAAGTTCCAAGATCGAAAACAAGCAATTAGCGTCGCAGTTTCGGGGGATGACCTATCAGGAAATGGCCTATTACGCTTTTGAGGAGAATAAATTTAAGGAGGCTATTGAAAATGTACAATTGGCTTCCCTTTCCTTTGAAGGGGTTCAGAATGAACAGTTTAAAAACTTTTTAATTGGCAATAATGAGGAGATGTTTGGAAGAAGCTATACAGGTTTGGAGGAATATGAAATTGCAAAAGAACATTATTATAAATCTTTGGAATATCTGGAAAAGTCCGGAGCCATCAATACCCAATGGGGAGCGATGAGCTTCCAAGGTCTCGGAAATATTTTTTTAAAACAGAATAAATTGGACAGCGCAAAAATACATCTTCAAAGCGCACTTTCCATTGCAGAAAAAACGGACCACACCGCCCTGAAGGAAAACGTATACCGCAATATGGCATCTTATTATAAAGAGCGAAAGGAAATTGATAGTTTCTCGTTTTACGATAATAAATATAATACCATATTACAGGAGAATATTTCCAGAACCAAGAAATCGATCAACAGTGAATTCAACAGAATAAGCAATAAAAAGAAAGCAACTTCCAACCCTAACCTGTATGCTATATTGGCTGTCATCGTACTTGGGGTTTTGGCTCTTTTGTTTTATTTCAGAAGGAAGATTTGGAAATTGGAGTCGGTTGATACAAAGGAAAGTGACGAAAAAAAATCAACCAAAATTGTACTTCCTCAAAAAACGGAAGACGAGTTATTAGAAAAGCTTAATGAATTTGAAGCCTCTAAAGACTATCTTGACAATAAAATTTCTTTTTCCGTCTTGGTAGGGCAACTTAATACAAACGCCAAATATTTAAGCCACATCCTGAAAACATCCAAAAACAGGGATTATAATACTTACATAAACGAGCTTCGCATTCAATATATAGTTGAAAAGCTTAAAACAGATTCTGATTATTTAAATTATAAAATAAGTTATTTGGCAGAAGAAAGCGGTTTTTCCTCCCATAGTAAATTCTCTTCTAACTTTAAGCGATTTGTAAATCTTTCTCCATCTGAATATATTGAAAGTCTTCGGGATTAA
- a CDS encoding Kazal-type serine protease inhibitor domain-containing protein, whose protein sequence is MKTTNTSSSLFTAVLLMGLMALSSCGAGKTLACIDKSKISDGPCTLQYDPVCGCDGKTYGNACMAEHAGLTSWASGECAKK, encoded by the coding sequence ATGAAAACAACTAACACATCATCATCATTATTTACTGCCGTGCTTCTAATGGGATTAATGGCTTTATCTTCCTGTGGCGCGGGAAAAACCCTTGCCTGTATTGATAAATCAAAAATAAGCGATGGCCCGTGCACTTTGCAATACGATCCTGTTTGCGGTTGCGATGGCAAAACGTATGGCAATGCCTGTATGGCTGAACACGCTGGGCTTACTTCTTGGGCTAGTGGGGAGTGTGCTAAGAAATAA
- a CDS encoding DUF3427 domain-containing protein has translation MTAFGLSDFKKKSSNREGVAENKAINTEILFIDLIKSEENFSPTTMYNDYAVSETLFHWQSQNQTRSDHGKGLTYINHMNLKKNILLFIREKAKDEFGNTMGYVFIGEGNIQNYYGSKPMSINWNLSEPMPQYLWNASAKMSIG, from the coding sequence TTGACAGCATTCGGACTCAGTGATTTTAAGAAAAAATCTTCTAATCGCGAAGGTGTTGCCGAAAACAAGGCTATAAATACTGAGATTCTTTTTATAGATTTAATAAAGTCAGAGGAGAATTTTTCTCCAACCACAATGTATAATGATTATGCCGTTAGTGAAACTCTTTTTCACTGGCAATCTCAAAATCAAACCCGTTCTGATCACGGAAAAGGTTTGACGTATATTAATCATATGAATTTAAAGAAGAATATTTTATTGTTTATAAGGGAAAAAGCAAAAGATGAATTTGGCAATACAATGGGCTACGTGTTTATTGGAGAAGGAAACATTCAAAATTATTATGGATCCAAACCAATGAGTATCAATTGGAATTTGAGCGAACCTATGCCACAATATCTTTGGAATGCATCTGCTAAAATGTCAATTGGATAA
- a CDS encoding App1 family protein, translated as MSLFKKDPIQIITFRSYGTPNHLYVKGRALEDENIDLSKKGFFNLLWNTYKRFETDLITDENLILTLSDGRKIEITTDNQGYFLIDQSIDNLLPLIDENGCLHYEISFAEIFSKRRIQSDNKFKGEVFISSKTAKFGVISDVDDTILHTGLTSRFKWQVVKNTIFKRAEKRVPLKGAAEFYEMLKNGKTTNECNPIFYVSHGPWNLYRYLEVFLEKNNFPKGPILLRDFVNPFAKKYKPEKPQKQKEIINILKTYPKLPFILIGDSGEHDPDIYIEIAEAHPERILAIYLRNVKHERKMIRVKGLFEKYETVPVLLVKDSEAAIAHAKSMGFI; from the coding sequence ATGAGCCTTTTCAAAAAAGACCCAATTCAAATCATCACTTTCCGAAGTTACGGAACGCCAAATCATTTATATGTAAAAGGTAGGGCGCTTGAAGACGAAAATATTGATCTTTCAAAAAAGGGCTTCTTCAATTTGCTTTGGAATACGTACAAGCGCTTTGAAACAGATCTCATCACAGATGAAAATCTTATTTTGACGCTTTCTGATGGCCGTAAAATTGAAATCACAACAGATAACCAAGGTTATTTTTTGATAGATCAATCTATTGATAATTTGCTTCCCTTAATTGATGAAAACGGCTGCTTACACTACGAAATCTCCTTTGCTGAAATTTTTTCAAAAAGAAGAATCCAGAGTGATAATAAATTTAAAGGTGAAGTCTTTATATCTTCAAAAACTGCAAAATTTGGTGTAATAAGTGATGTTGATGATACCATACTACACACAGGACTTACTTCGCGATTTAAGTGGCAAGTAGTTAAAAACACCATCTTCAAACGAGCCGAAAAAAGAGTGCCATTGAAAGGCGCTGCAGAATTCTATGAGATGCTCAAAAATGGAAAGACTACTAATGAATGCAACCCAATATTCTATGTAAGTCACGGCCCGTGGAATCTGTATCGGTATTTAGAAGTATTTCTAGAGAAGAATAATTTTCCGAAAGGTCCAATCTTGCTTCGTGATTTTGTAAATCCGTTTGCGAAAAAATATAAACCCGAAAAGCCCCAGAAACAAAAGGAAATCATCAATATTTTAAAGACCTATCCAAAACTGCCCTTCATATTAATTGGCGACAGCGGCGAGCACGATCCAGATATTTATATTGAAATTGCCGAAGCACATCCCGAAAGAATTTTAGCAATCTACCTTCGAAACGTAAAACACGAGAGGAAGATGATACGCGTAAAAGGACTATTTGAAAAATATGAAACCGTGCCTGTACTTTTAGTTAAGGATAGTGAGGCAGCGATTGCACACGCAAAATCAATGGGTTTTATCTAG
- a CDS encoding DNA cytosine methyltransferase codes for MKEKIKIENIDGKLFEIKLVEPDNYKPASFTHYLHNNKNGISKFYKKDALAHVKEILEKQYPLEKITNKFAEEALQYLIFDFKKTVPFPATENPSFKFIDLFAGIGGFRLAFQNLGGKCVFTSEWDKYSKQTYKANFGEIPFGDITKDKTKSYIPDDFDVLCAGFPCQAFSIAGRRGGFEDTRGTLFFDVAEIIKKKQPEAIFLENVKGLRNHDKGKTLAIILNVLREDLNYYVPEPKIMNAKEFGVPQNRERIFIVGFRKDLGIKEFQYPEPTDKSAILEDILEEQEVSVKYYLSTTYLQTLKNHRARHESKGNGFGYEIIPQDGIANAVVCGGMGRERNLIFDDKLTNFNPITKISGKVNREGIRKMTPREWARLQGFPDDFKIVVSDAQAYKQFGNSVAVPAIQATAEKIIEHLYNTHSGIQPLR; via the coding sequence ATGAAAGAGAAAATTAAAATAGAAAATATTGACGGAAAGCTATTTGAAATAAAACTAGTTGAACCAGACAATTACAAACCTGCTTCTTTCACACATTACTTGCACAATAACAAAAACGGAATTTCTAAATTTTATAAAAAAGATGCTTTGGCACACGTCAAAGAAATTTTAGAAAAACAATATCCTTTAGAGAAAATTACAAACAAGTTTGCCGAAGAAGCATTACAATACTTGATTTTTGATTTTAAAAAAACGGTTCCATTTCCCGCAACTGAAAATCCAAGTTTTAAATTTATAGATCTTTTTGCAGGAATCGGTGGTTTCCGTTTGGCCTTCCAAAATCTTGGAGGAAAATGTGTTTTTACAAGTGAATGGGATAAATATTCTAAGCAAACCTATAAAGCAAACTTCGGAGAAATACCATTTGGAGATATTACAAAAGACAAAACAAAAAGTTATATCCCAGATGATTTCGATGTATTATGCGCAGGGTTTCCATGTCAGGCATTTTCAATTGCCGGCAGGCGAGGTGGTTTTGAAGACACTAGAGGCACTCTATTCTTTGACGTCGCAGAAATAATTAAAAAGAAACAACCAGAAGCAATCTTTTTAGAAAATGTAAAGGGCCTGCGAAATCATGATAAAGGGAAAACTTTAGCTATCATATTAAATGTGCTTCGTGAGGACTTGAATTACTATGTACCAGAACCTAAAATAATGAATGCAAAGGAATTTGGTGTTCCCCAGAATAGAGAGCGTATTTTTATTGTTGGGTTCCGAAAAGATTTGGGTATCAAAGAATTTCAATATCCTGAACCAACTGATAAATCTGCTATTTTGGAAGATATATTAGAAGAACAAGAAGTTTCAGTAAAATATTATCTTTCTACAACATATTTACAAACTTTAAAGAACCACCGAGCTCGCCATGAAAGTAAAGGTAACGGATTTGGTTATGAGATAATTCCACAAGACGGAATTGCCAACGCAGTAGTTTGCGGAGGAATGGGCAGAGAACGCAATTTAATATTTGATGATAAATTGACGAATTTTAACCCTATCACAAAAATTTCAGGAAAAGTTAATCGTGAAGGGATTCGGAAAATGACACCTCGGGAGTGGGCTAGACTGCAGGGTTTTCCTGATGATTTTAAAATAGTCGTTTCAGATGCTCAGGCTTATAAACAGTTTGGCAATTCTGTTGCAGTTCCAGCTATACAGGCTACGGCGGAGAAGATTATTGAACATTTGTATAATACCCATTCGGGAATTCAGCCGTTGCGGTAA
- a CDS encoding HNH endonuclease, producing MSARKNIYDYIKTHGIRKYAGDELRAVGAISEWARVLRQLRQDNIIDFEYDSTTKVYDLKAINTYTSTTLRSGLSSKDKYKIRNRDGHRCQSCGKGVNDGMKLHVDHKIPIDWGGSNLDDNLWTLCDDCNLAKKAFFKDDFDVKVMKLVFSESSGYQRLKVLFEQSPNVKFTPSVLQGISGIRDWTRTIRDIRNKYNINISWVTATAEFPNGYYTNVQ from the coding sequence ATGAGTGCGAGAAAAAACATATACGATTATATTAAAACACACGGAATACGTAAATATGCTGGAGATGAGTTACGCGCTGTCGGGGCAATTAGTGAGTGGGCGAGAGTATTAAGGCAACTTCGACAAGATAATATAATAGATTTTGAATATGATTCTACAACTAAGGTTTATGACTTAAAAGCCATAAATACTTATACATCGACTACATTAAGATCGGGACTGTCTTCAAAGGACAAATATAAAATACGGAATAGGGATGGTCATCGATGTCAATCTTGTGGTAAAGGAGTAAATGATGGAATGAAGTTACACGTAGATCATAAAATACCAATTGACTGGGGAGGCTCCAATTTGGATGATAATTTATGGACACTTTGTGATGATTGTAATCTAGCAAAAAAGGCTTTTTTTAAAGACGATTTTGATGTTAAAGTTATGAAGCTTGTTTTTAGCGAATCTAGCGGTTATCAAAGATTGAAAGTATTGTTTGAGCAATCTCCTAATGTTAAATTTACACCTTCAGTTTTACAGGGAATATCAGGAATTAGAGATTGGACGAGAACTATTAGAGATATTCGGAATAAATATAATATAAATATTTCTTGGGTTACCGCAACGGCTGAATTCCCGAATGGGTATTATACAAATGTTCAATAA
- the ppk1 gene encoding polyphosphate kinase 1: MASLYNSKFYHRDLSWLRFNHRVLQEAADARNPLYERIKFLAIFSSNLDEFFRVRVSDIRQIKKIEKPLRKKLITKPNKVLKEIKEQVDIQQQEFGRVFTEEIIPELASEGIQLIRHEDFSEEQKKIATEYYEESLKKLTEVVCNSCSSNEEVFVKNEAIYLTAQTAEDEFVMVEIPETEPRFFVFPSENETFHVTFIDEILKYNLIKEFSKEAEIVFHSIKISRDAELYIEDEFSGNLMEKIKAALPKRDTGQATRVLIDPEMPKEFREILKKALDVTHTDVVLGGRYHNFKDFMNFPNPTAKKLSNKKLPPLPHPVLSNCKSFFSEIDKKDQLLHYPYQSFDPVIKLMEEAANDPLVKTIKITIYRAAADSPLNDAIALAAKNGKDVTVFIEVKARFDEHNNLKWGAIFREHGARVIYSYPDIKVHSKILYIEREVDEKIKRYAYIATGNFNENTAKLYTDFGLMTANKKITKDLKKVFMVLERDMIVPKTKELLVSPFTTRERFTALVEKEIALAVAGKPASITLKMNSLEDQRMIKELYKASNSGVQVRLLIRGMCSLIPRIKGQSENIYVTSIIDRFLEHGRIYMFGNGGNEKIYIGSADWMNRNLSHRIEVVVPILDKDHKKMVREIIDIELADNVKARIIDEAQSNQYVKNSEKPVRSQIETYKYFERLLDKTH, encoded by the coding sequence ATGGCTTCACTCTACAATTCAAAATTTTATCACCGCGATCTATCGTGGCTTCGTTTTAATCACCGCGTTTTGCAGGAAGCTGCAGACGCACGTAACCCACTTTACGAACGCATAAAATTTCTAGCCATATTTTCTTCAAACCTAGACGAGTTTTTTAGAGTTCGGGTTTCGGATATTCGGCAGATAAAAAAGATTGAAAAACCGCTTCGGAAAAAACTCATTACCAAACCAAATAAGGTTTTAAAAGAAATTAAGGAGCAGGTTGACATTCAGCAGCAGGAATTCGGGCGAGTTTTTACGGAAGAAATAATCCCAGAATTAGCTTCGGAAGGAATCCAACTTATTCGTCACGAAGATTTTTCTGAAGAACAAAAGAAAATCGCAACCGAATATTACGAAGAGAGCCTTAAAAAACTCACCGAAGTAGTTTGTAATTCCTGTTCTAGCAACGAAGAGGTTTTCGTGAAAAATGAAGCTATTTATCTTACCGCACAAACTGCGGAAGATGAATTTGTAATGGTTGAAATTCCCGAGACCGAACCTCGCTTTTTCGTCTTTCCTTCTGAAAATGAAACTTTTCACGTCACTTTTATTGATGAAATTCTAAAATACAACCTCATTAAGGAATTTTCGAAAGAAGCTGAAATAGTTTTTCATTCAATAAAGATTTCGCGCGACGCAGAACTTTATATTGAAGATGAATTTTCCGGTAATTTGATGGAAAAAATAAAGGCCGCATTGCCCAAACGCGATACAGGCCAAGCCACGAGAGTACTCATTGATCCAGAAATGCCAAAGGAGTTTCGTGAGATTTTGAAAAAAGCGTTGGACGTAACCCATACCGATGTGGTTTTGGGTGGCCGTTATCACAATTTCAAGGATTTTATGAACTTTCCAAATCCTACAGCGAAGAAATTATCCAATAAAAAATTACCGCCACTGCCCCATCCTGTTTTAAGTAACTGTAAATCATTTTTCTCTGAAATAGACAAAAAAGATCAGTTGCTTCATTATCCTTATCAAAGTTTTGACCCGGTAATAAAATTGATGGAAGAAGCTGCAAATGACCCGTTGGTGAAAACCATAAAAATTACCATTTACCGCGCAGCAGCAGATTCTCCGCTTAATGATGCAATTGCTCTAGCCGCCAAAAACGGAAAGGATGTAACCGTATTTATTGAAGTAAAAGCCCGTTTTGACGAGCATAATAATTTAAAATGGGGCGCAATTTTCAGAGAGCACGGCGCGCGTGTAATCTATAGTTATCCAGACATTAAAGTACATTCCAAAATACTATATATTGAAAGGGAAGTTGATGAAAAAATAAAACGTTACGCATACATAGCCACGGGTAATTTTAATGAAAATACTGCAAAACTCTATACAGATTTTGGGCTGATGACTGCCAATAAGAAAATTACAAAAGACCTTAAAAAAGTATTTATGGTGCTAGAGCGCGATATGATTGTGCCAAAAACCAAAGAACTTTTGGTTTCGCCTTTTACTACACGAGAACGTTTTACTGCTTTGGTTGAAAAAGAAATTGCGTTGGCAGTTGCGGGTAAACCAGCGTCCATTACCTTGAAAATGAACAGTCTTGAAGACCAAAGAATGATCAAGGAACTCTATAAAGCAAGCAATTCTGGGGTTCAAGTTAGGTTGCTGATTCGGGGAATGTGTTCGTTGATTCCTAGAATAAAAGGACAAAGCGAAAATATTTATGTAACCAGTATTATAGATCGCTTTCTGGAACACGGAAGGATTTACATGTTCGGAAACGGTGGCAACGAAAAGATTTATATTGGAAGCGCAGACTGGATGAACCGCAACCTTAGTCACCGAATTGAGGTAGTAGTGCCAATTTTGGATAAAGACCACAAAAAAATGGTTAGAGAAATTATTGATATTGAACTTGCAGACAATGTGAAGGCACGAATAATTGATGAAGCACAAAGCAATCAATACGTAAAAAACTCAGAAAAGCCAGTGCGTTCACAAATTGAAACGTATAAATATTTCGAAAGATTACTAGATAAAACCCATTGA
- a CDS encoding inorganic diphosphatase, with protein MNKTFDVLIEIPKGSRNKYEYDFQLKKIRFDRMLFSSMMYPADYGFIPETLALDGDPLDVLVMGGEPTFPMCVVEVKPIGVFHMADEKGPDEKVICVPVSDPIWSRLNDLSDMNQHTLKEIEHFFQVYKDLEKKRVDVGGWGDAAEAVEIYNLCVKRYKDTPEVHGQFSI; from the coding sequence ATGAATAAGACATTCGACGTACTAATAGAAATACCAAAAGGAAGCCGCAATAAATACGAATACGATTTTCAACTAAAGAAAATTCGTTTTGACCGTATGCTCTTCAGCAGTATGATGTATCCTGCGGATTATGGTTTTATTCCTGAAACTTTGGCGTTAGATGGCGATCCGCTGGATGTTTTGGTAATGGGCGGTGAACCTACCTTTCCCATGTGTGTAGTTGAGGTTAAGCCAATAGGTGTTTTCCACATGGCAGACGAAAAAGGACCCGATGAAAAAGTAATTTGCGTTCCTGTTTCAGACCCAATCTGGAGCCGTTTAAATGATTTAAGCGATATGAACCAACACACTTTGAAAGAAATTGAACACTTCTTTCAAGTTTACAAAGATCTTGAGAAAAAGCGCGTAGATGTAGGCGGTTGGGGAGATGCCGCGGAAGCCGTGGAGATATATAATCTTTGTGTAAAGCGCTATAAAGACACGCCCGAAGTTCATGGGCAATTTAGTATTTAA
- a CDS encoding helix-turn-helix domain-containing protein, with protein MNDSVLQSFGNKIRLLRKVANLSQEKVADLTGFHRTYIGMIERGERNVSLKNLKRFANAFNITLESLMKDVQ; from the coding sequence ATGAATGATTCAGTTTTGCAATCTTTTGGAAATAAAATTAGGCTTCTTCGTAAAGTAGCAAATCTTTCTCAAGAAAAAGTGGCAGATTTAACTGGATTTCATCGTACTTATATAGGTATGATAGAGAGGGGTGAAAGAAACGTTTCCTTGAAAAATCTTAAGCGGTTTGCAAATGCTTTTAATATAACACTCGAATCCTTAATGAAAGATGTTCAATGA